Within Amedibacterium intestinale, the genomic segment TGAATCCATCTATTATAAAGAAGTACCTATAGAATCTAAAAAGATATCGGAAACTCTTATCGTTACCTATTCTCCAAAATATAAAGCTTATCAGGAAAAGATAAGACAGGGGCAGATAGACAGAGCAAAAAACATGATAAGTGAAAATGGAAAAATCAAAAAGAACAGAAAAAATCCGAATGATCCAAGCAGATTTACAAAGAGGACTTCCATCACAGCGAATGGAGAAGTAGCAGAAGAAGAAATCTACGAAATCGATCAGGAGGCTATAGATAAAGAAGCAATGTATGATGGTTTCTATGCGGTAAGCACAGATATGGAAGGTGATGTAGCGGAGATCATCGCCATCAACAAACGCAGATGGCAGATCGAAGAGTGCTTTAGAATAATGAAAACAGATTTTGATGCACGACCAATCTATCTGCAAAGAGAAGACAGGATCAAAGCGCATTTCCTGATTTGTTTCTTGTCCCTTCTGATATATCGAATATTAGAATATAAATTAGAGAAAAAATATACATCTGAACAAATAATAGATACATTGAGAAAGATGAACGTAACAAAATTAAAAGAAGGATTAGGATATATACCTTCTTACACACGAACAGATTTAACAGATTTACTGCATGAGTTGTTTGGTTTTGAAACAGACAGAGAAATAATAAAACGATCCACAATGAGAAATATTATCAAATACACAAAAGAACATCATATATAGCACAATTCGTTACAAAGACAAAAAGTGCAAAAAAGCTTAATTCTAAAGTCTTTAATGCACTTTTTTTGCTTTCTAACTGTCAAAGACGAGATTATACTTGAATTCAACAATTTCTTCACGCTTTTTCTTCGTATTATAAAAGGATTCTTGACTTACTTCTTTTCTCTTACTAAAATAAATGCATACTAAAGGAGGAAATACACATTTTTTGTGTAATAGGATAGATATGGAAAATAAACATAGGGGACTTGCTATTGGTTCCATGACAACAGGAATCGTTTCAACATCAATAAGTGCAGTATCATTGATAGTTTCTTTTTTCTTTTTACTTCCAGGATGCATTGGTGCTGCTATATCCATTGCCTGCGGCATAGTTGCGATAGCTTTAAGCAATCGTTCTCGTCCTATGGGTAGAGCCATTGCCGGCATTGTTTTAGGAATCGTTGGTGTCAGTATCAGTGGAATTCTGCTTTTAATTAATCTAATACTAATTTTCATTTTTCATTTTCCCATGCTATAGAAAGGCCGCAAGCCTTTTTTTTCATTTCTATTTCTGATAAAATCTAAACAGAACAAGGAGGAAGTACAATGAAAACAAGAATAGAACATGATTCTATGGGAGAAATTGCAGTACCTGCAGATAAATACTGGGGTGCACAGACACAAAGAAGTTTTGAAAATTTTAAAATCAGTGAAGAAAAAATACCAATGCCTGTCATTTATGCATTTGCACACTTAAAAATGGCTTGTGCAGAAGTAAATTATAAAAAAGGATTATTAAGTGAAGAAAAAAAAGAAATGATCAAACAGGCAGCTTTGGAAATTATTGATAAAAAACTGGATAGCCATTTCCCATTATCTGTATGGCAAACAGGAAGTGGTACGCAAAGCAATATGAATGTGAATGAAGTAATTGCCAATCGTGGAAATATACTATGTGGCAAGAAGCTGTTACATCCAAACGATGATGTAAACAAGAGTCAAAGTTCAAATGATACGTTTCCTACAGCTATGCATATTGCAGCTGTATTAGGCATTCAAAAACTTCAGCAGGAAGTACAAAACATGATTTCAGTAATGAAGCGCTTGGAAGAAGAAAACAAACATATCATTAAGATTGGACGTACGCATCTACAAGATGCCACTCCACTTCGTTTCTCAGATGAAATCAGTGGATGGAGAAGCATGCTGGAAAACAATATGGAAATGCTTTCTATGGCTGTTTCTTCTTTGCGTAAGCTGGCAATTGGAGGAACTGCTGTTGGAACCGGATTAAATGCTCCAGATAACTTTGGAAGTGATGTATGTGCTGTTTTATCTGAACAATTACATACAACATTTGAATCTGA encodes:
- the fumC gene encoding class II fumarate hydratase; this encodes MKTRIEHDSMGEIAVPADKYWGAQTQRSFENFKISEEKIPMPVIYAFAHLKMACAEVNYKKGLLSEEKKEMIKQAALEIIDKKLDSHFPLSVWQTGSGTQSNMNVNEVIANRGNILCGKKLLHPNDDVNKSQSSNDTFPTAMHIAAVLGIQKLQQEVQNMISVMKRLEEENKHIIKIGRTHLQDATPLRFSDEISGWRSMLENNMEMLSMAVSSLRKLAIGGTAVGTGLNAPDNFGSDVCAVLSEQLHTTFESDPNKFHALSSRDDISFAHGALKALAANCMKIANDIRWLASGPRCGLGEIRIPENEPGSSIMPGKVNPTQCEAMTMAAVQVMGNDTAIGFAASQGNFELNVYLPLIIYNFLQSTTLLHDALSSFRIHCVEGIVANEEKMKEYLHNSLMLVTALNPYIGYENAAKTAKNAYQKGISLKESCVSLGFLKPEEFDAYVQAEHMVKPLK